One segment of Ignavibacteriales bacterium DNA contains the following:
- a CDS encoding choice-of-anchor D domain-containing protein → MKNLFLLVLLITSLTNSQTLVNTVNLPTGTFWSSGYGLVYEDSKYWISSSSTTGRGVIYAVDDTGMLADTVLINYPSMRESQGLGHDGINFWYVERKTARCDLFKVDSNGNVLDSITSTQLFGGSWYFGGAAWDGTGLWISVYYPDVNVALYKINTTTKQIVDTISFLNFAPGQLQPQGITIKGDTLFFVNDGFQGVDKIYAVSLDNKDSLFTFNPPEQPGLRQNPRGLAWDGNNFWLLAEPVGASSGRQLFKYDLDGSGSPGITILTPNISFGNVMIDSTVTQNISVLNYGSADLILSSVTIGNNVFSIPSSFPITVQTGQIINIPLTFTPTANVIYNDSVLIYHNDPIVTHSKVLVTGNGVFTAPYLTSNPASINFGAKRINSTSYIELTLNNAGSNLLMIDSIKLNSVDFYFEMLSTPFTINPLSSSTFRVWFNPTNTNIFTDSISVFSNASNGSLIYIPMIGSAINVDPTLGNIYWQGQIPDNPGTSFQDYTPRSMKKIQDVNGDGIKDLIVSTENYWTLVFNGNSSGTSDVLWKYSTYFGSINTGSVDYEQGLQIVSDLNGDNHQDVVIGTGGGNEFVYALNGITGDVLWEFGNSSTTDDGDIMGLDVKRDFNSDGVPDVLVSASGNETTGSGRFSVYLLNGVNGNEIWRINQQSQQKLKYMVASTNTGGAVGSRLGSSNEVIGFDQNGNITWTFPTFGTPWSVREITNLGNPFGTDVVVGTTTGSVYCISGDNGNQIWFTGIGNVFIEDLKIVPDVNQSGYPDVLVSGINQSIFMLEGSTGNIIWSNTTGGNILGKDVLGDLNADGIPEVGSASLNDVAHVYNGVNGNIIFSYAFGTGSTANAAEHVVDLDDVDGNLSNEFAACSRDGRVILFSGGIDVVPVELFSFSGSCENGKVNLNWVTATEINNQGFEIQRKTGSVNNSWEKIGFEQGSGTTTEPSYYTFTDDSPVHGKIYYRLKQLDYDGTFEYSEEIEVELGIPITYSLEQNFPNPFNPITTIKFAIPISGNVKLIIYNSLGEKIESIVNGFLESGFHKFNWDAGRYSSGVYYYRLESENFNSVKKMILLK, encoded by the coding sequence ATGAAAAATCTATTCCTTTTAGTCCTTTTAATCACCTCACTTACAAATTCCCAAACATTAGTTAATACTGTAAATCTACCAACTGGAACATTTTGGAGTTCAGGATATGGGCTAGTTTATGAGGATTCAAAATATTGGATATCATCAAGCTCAACCACCGGGCGTGGTGTTATTTATGCGGTTGATGATACTGGTATGTTAGCTGACACAGTTTTGATTAACTATCCTTCCATGCGCGAATCACAGGGCCTAGGACATGACGGTATTAATTTCTGGTACGTAGAAAGAAAAACAGCAAGATGTGACCTCTTTAAAGTTGATAGCAATGGAAATGTTTTAGATTCAATAACATCAACACAACTTTTTGGCGGTTCATGGTATTTTGGAGGCGCTGCCTGGGATGGAACTGGGTTATGGATCTCTGTCTACTATCCAGATGTTAATGTTGCTCTTTACAAGATTAACACAACTACTAAGCAAATTGTTGATACTATCAGCTTCTTAAATTTTGCACCAGGACAGCTTCAGCCTCAAGGAATAACTATTAAAGGGGATACACTTTTTTTTGTTAACGATGGATTTCAAGGTGTTGATAAGATTTATGCAGTTAGTTTAGATAATAAAGATAGTCTCTTTACATTTAATCCACCAGAACAACCAGGTTTAAGACAAAACCCACGTGGCCTCGCTTGGGATGGAAATAATTTTTGGCTACTTGCGGAACCTGTTGGTGCTAGCAGTGGCAGACAATTATTTAAATACGATTTAGACGGTTCCGGTTCGCCAGGAATTACAATACTTACACCTAATATAAGCTTTGGAAATGTAATGATTGACTCAACCGTAACTCAAAATATTTCTGTACTCAATTATGGTTCTGCAGATCTGATTCTATCATCGGTTACAATTGGGAACAATGTCTTTTCGATTCCATCATCATTTCCAATTACTGTTCAAACCGGACAAATAATAAACATCCCATTAACTTTTACACCTACTGCAAATGTAATTTACAATGATTCAGTTTTGATTTATCACAATGATCCTATTGTTACTCATTCAAAAGTTTTAGTCACTGGAAATGGGGTTTTTACTGCCCCATATTTAACTTCCAATCCCGCATCAATTAATTTTGGTGCTAAAAGGATTAATTCTACATCCTATATAGAGCTGACCTTGAATAATGCTGGTTCAAATCTTTTAATGATTGACTCCATCAAACTGAACTCTGTTGATTTTTACTTTGAAATGTTATCAACCCCATTTACAATTAATCCATTGTCGTCATCAACATTTAGAGTATGGTTTAATCCAACTAACACAAACATCTTTACTGATTCTATAAGTGTTTTTTCAAATGCTTCAAATGGTAGTTTAATTTATATTCCTATGATCGGTAGTGCAATAAATGTCGATCCCACATTAGGAAATATTTATTGGCAAGGTCAGATACCTGACAATCCAGGAACCAGTTTTCAAGATTACACACCCAGATCAATGAAAAAAATACAGGATGTTAATGGAGATGGAATTAAGGATCTAATAGTATCTACTGAAAATTATTGGACTCTTGTTTTTAATGGAAACAGTTCTGGAACCTCAGATGTTCTATGGAAATATTCAACTTATTTTGGATCCATAAATACGGGTTCAGTTGATTATGAGCAAGGGTTGCAAATTGTTTCTGATCTTAATGGTGATAATCATCAGGATGTTGTGATTGGTACAGGTGGAGGTAATGAATTTGTGTACGCTCTTAATGGAATAACAGGCGATGTGCTTTGGGAGTTTGGAAATTCCTCAACCACTGATGATGGTGATATTATGGGTCTTGATGTAAAACGTGATTTTAATAGCGATGGTGTGCCGGATGTACTAGTTTCAGCAAGTGGAAATGAAACGACAGGCTCAGGACGATTTTCCGTTTATTTATTAAATGGGGTAAATGGAAATGAAATCTGGAGAATAAATCAACAATCTCAACAAAAATTAAAATATATGGTTGCTTCCACAAATACTGGTGGTGCGGTTGGATCTAGGTTAGGTTCCTCAAACGAAGTCATTGGGTTTGATCAAAATGGAAATATTACATGGACATTTCCGACGTTTGGGACCCCATGGTCTGTCCGTGAAATAACAAATTTGGGAAATCCTTTTGGTACTGATGTTGTAGTCGGAACCACAACCGGAAGCGTTTATTGCATTTCTGGTGATAACGGAAATCAGATTTGGTTCACAGGTATTGGAAATGTTTTTATTGAAGACCTTAAAATTGTACCAGATGTAAATCAATCGGGGTATCCGGATGTTCTGGTAAGCGGAATTAATCAGAGTATTTTTATGCTCGAAGGTTCAACTGGAAATATTATCTGGTCTAATACTACCGGTGGGAATATACTTGGGAAAGATGTTTTGGGTGATCTTAACGCTGATGGAATTCCTGAAGTTGGTTCTGCATCTTTAAATGATGTTGCTCACGTTTATAATGGGGTTAATGGAAATATTATTTTTAGTTATGCATTCGGAACTGGATCAACTGCAAATGCAGCGGAACACGTTGTGGATCTTGATGATGTAGATGGAAATTTGAGCAATGAATTCGCAGCTTGTTCAAGAGATGGCAGAGTTATTTTATTTTCAGGTGGAATTGATGTAGTTCCTGTTGAACTATTTAGTTTTTCCGGAAGTTGTGAAAATGGAAAAGTTAATCTTAATTGGGTAACTGCTACTGAAATAAATAATCAGGGATTTGAAATTCAGAGAAAAACAGGTTCAGTTAATAATAGTTGGGAAAAAATAGGATTTGAACAGGGAAGTGGTACTACAACGGAACCTTCTTATTATACATTTACTGATGATTCCCCAGTTCATGGAAAAATTTATTATAGATTAAAACAATTGGATTATGATGGAACATTTGAATACTCCGAAGAGATTGAGGTTGAGCTTGGTATTCCAATTACCTATTCTCTTGAACAAAATTTCCCAAACCCATTTAATCCGATAACCACCATAAAGTTTGCTATCCCGATTTCTGGAAATGTAAAACTGATTATTTATAATTCTCTTGGTGAAAAGATTGAGAGCATTGTAAATGGGTTTTTAGAGTCAGGATTTCATAAATTTAATTGGGATGCAGGCAGATATTCTTCGGGCGTATATTATTACAGGTTGGAATCTGAAAATTTTAACTCCGTTAAAAAAATGATTTTGCTAAAATAA
- a CDS encoding cobalamin B12-binding domain-containing protein yields the protein MDKKIRVIVAKSGLDGHDRGAKVIAAALRDAGMEVIYTGLRQTPEMIVEAALQEDADVIGISILSGAHMTIFPKLITLLKEKEMDDVLLTGGGIIPEEDIAKLKAIGVGELFTPGATTTAIADYIKEWCKANPRN from the coding sequence ATGGATAAAAAAATTAGAGTAATTGTTGCTAAGTCCGGATTAGATGGACATGATCGTGGAGCAAAAGTTATTGCAGCAGCACTACGTGATGCTGGTATGGAAGTGATTTATACTGGATTAAGACAAACTCCCGAAATGATCGTTGAAGCAGCATTGCAAGAGGATGCTGATGTAATTGGCATAAGTATTCTATCCGGTGCACATATGACAATATTTCCTAAGCTTATCACACTGTTAAAAGAAAAAGAAATGGATGATGTTCTTCTTACGGGCGGTGGAATTATTCCTGAAGAAGATATTGCAAAGTTAAAAGCGATTGGTGTGGGGGAATTGTTTACACCCGGTGCAACAACCACAGCTATAGCCGATTATATAAAGGAATGGTGTAAAGCTAATCCAAGAAATTAA
- a CDS encoding HIT family protein codes for MDCIFCDIASKISEADIVFEDNKVIAFLDINPVNYGHTLVIPKKHFDNFLTIPVDELAELTKLTQYIAGSVKRALKSDGFNIISNNGLSAGQSVFHFHYHIIPRYDNDFHMRPRTIEYKENEIKLYSEKIKEAITKYESLLNG; via the coding sequence ATGGATTGTATATTTTGCGATATTGCATCTAAAATTTCTGAAGCTGATATTGTTTTTGAAGACAATAAAGTGATTGCATTTTTGGATATTAACCCAGTAAACTATGGTCACACATTAGTCATACCCAAAAAACATTTCGATAATTTTTTAACAATCCCCGTTGATGAACTTGCGGAATTAACAAAGCTAACACAATATATAGCCGGCTCTGTTAAACGTGCTCTAAAGTCAGATGGTTTTAATATTATCTCTAACAATGGATTAAGTGCCGGTCAATCGGTTTTTCATTTTCATTATCATATCATACCTAGATATGATAATGATTTTCATATGCGACCGAGAACTATCGAGTATAAAGAAAATGAAATCAAATTATATTCTGAAAAGATTAAAGAAGCTATTACAAAATATGAGAGTTTGTTAAATGGATAA
- a CDS encoding pyridoxal-phosphate dependent enzyme has protein sequence MSVPKKISLAQIPTPLEEIKFEGKSFLLKRDDLTGCELSGNKVRKLEYLLADAKSKKADIIFTSGGDQSNHARATVIAAKKIGLNTKLFLWGKGTSNANGNLFLDKMYGADIQYFNEKEYENVNDIMFKQRLAFLIKKKNAYVFPGGGSTTLGIWGYINFINELKKQIDLTKIDSIVAACGSGGTAAGMLVGAALNNLTLKIVAVHVLMSKKEMEKHILQLAEGCILDYKLKCKINPKNLIILDGYSEEGYKKITKSKLKLIKKFATETGILFDPAYTGKAFIAYFNKYLKPGKGKKNIFVHTGGLFGVFSRTKEYLS, from the coding sequence ATGAGCGTACCAAAGAAGATTTCTCTCGCACAAATTCCAACTCCGTTAGAAGAGATAAAATTTGAAGGAAAAAGTTTTTTATTAAAGCGTGATGATTTAACGGGATGTGAACTATCAGGCAATAAAGTTAGAAAACTAGAGTACCTGCTTGCAGATGCGAAAAGCAAAAAAGCTGATATAATTTTTACGTCTGGTGGTGATCAATCAAATCACGCGCGTGCAACGGTTATTGCTGCTAAAAAAATCGGATTGAATACTAAATTATTTTTATGGGGAAAGGGTACCTCAAATGCAAATGGCAATCTTTTTCTTGATAAAATGTATGGAGCAGATATCCAATATTTTAATGAAAAGGAATATGAAAATGTTAATGATATAATGTTTAAGCAAAGATTGGCTTTTCTTATAAAGAAAAAAAATGCTTATGTATTTCCAGGCGGAGGTTCAACTACACTTGGGATTTGGGGATATATTAATTTTATTAATGAACTTAAGAAGCAAATTGACCTTACAAAAATTGATTCAATTGTTGCAGCATGTGGTTCCGGAGGAACTGCTGCTGGAATGCTAGTTGGCGCAGCACTAAATAATCTAACCCTAAAAATTGTTGCTGTTCATGTTTTGATGAGTAAAAAAGAAATGGAAAAACATATTTTGCAGCTAGCTGAGGGCTGCATACTTGATTACAAATTAAAGTGCAAAATCAATCCCAAAAATCTTATTATACTTGATGGCTATTCTGAAGAGGGATATAAAAAAATTACTAAATCAAAATTAAAATTGATTAAAAAGTTTGCAACTGAAACAGGTATTTTATTCGATCCAGCTTATACTGGTAAAGCATTTATTGCTTACTTTAATAAATATTTAAAACCAGGTAAGGGTAAAAAAAATATATTTGTTCACACTGGGGGATTGTTTGGTGTGTTTAGTAGAACGAAGGAATATCTTTCATAA
- the kdsB gene encoding 3-deoxy-manno-octulosonate cytidylyltransferase: protein MAKKGKPKKNNPYILGVIPARFASTRLMGKPLADIGGKSLLQHTYEGACKSKLMNQIVIAVDDEQVAKAAKAFGAAVIMTPKDCPTGSDRIAIVAKEFPRANIIVNIQGDEPFISGMMIDQAIEPLLFAPEVKVSTLAKLITSIEELKSPSIVKVVFDYKNFALYFSRSPIPFVREAKDEKDIFELADFYKHIGLYVYRKEYLLKFTQLAPTDLENWEKLEQLRMLENGFKIKIVETEYDSFSVDTPEDLAKARKVYSKIKKIELQK from the coding sequence ATGGCAAAGAAGGGGAAACCGAAAAAAAACAATCCATACATTCTCGGAGTTATTCCAGCACGATTTGCTTCTACAAGGTTGATGGGTAAACCACTTGCAGATATCGGCGGCAAATCTCTTTTACAACACACTTATGAAGGCGCCTGTAAATCAAAATTGATGAATCAGATTGTAATTGCCGTTGATGATGAACAGGTTGCAAAAGCTGCCAAAGCATTTGGTGCCGCCGTAATTATGACACCAAAAGATTGCCCCACTGGTTCGGATAGAATCGCAATTGTTGCAAAAGAATTTCCTCGTGCGAATATAATTGTAAACATTCAAGGTGATGAACCCTTTATTAGTGGAATGATGATAGATCAGGCTATTGAACCATTATTATTCGCGCCTGAAGTAAAAGTATCAACATTAGCAAAATTGATTACCAGTATTGAAGAATTAAAATCTCCATCTATAGTTAAAGTCGTTTTTGATTACAAGAATTTTGCTCTGTACTTTTCACGTTCACCAATTCCATTTGTACGCGAGGCAAAAGATGAAAAAGATATTTTTGAATTAGCAGATTTTTACAAACACATTGGATTGTATGTCTATCGTAAAGAATATCTATTAAAATTCACACAGCTTGCTCCAACTGATCTTGAGAATTGGGAAAAACTTGAACAGTTACGAATGCTTGAAAATGGATTTAAAATTAAAATTGTTGAGACTGAATATGATAGCTTTTCAGTTGATACGCCGGAAGATTTAGCAAAGGCAAGAAAGGTTTATTCGAAAATAAAAAAGATTGAATTGCAAAAATGA
- the gatC gene encoding Asp-tRNA(Asn)/Glu-tRNA(Gln) amidotransferase subunit GatC produces the protein MAVTKKDVEKIAELSRLKFSDAELESFTPQMNEILSYMDKLNELNTENVEPLSHPVEQTNTFREDELKPSTSTEDALKNAPAKDDLYFKVPKVIGDK, from the coding sequence ATGGCTGTTACAAAAAAAGATGTTGAAAAAATTGCTGAACTTTCACGATTAAAATTTTCTGATGCGGAGTTAGAAAGTTTTACACCTCAGATGAACGAAATCTTGAGTTATATGGATAAGTTGAATGAACTGAACACTGAAAATGTTGAACCCCTTTCACATCCCGTTGAACAAACAAATACTTTTCGTGAGGATGAATTGAAACCATCAACCTCAACAGAAGATGCTTTGAAGAATGCACCTGCAAAAGATGATCTTTATTTTAAAGTTCCGAAAGTAATTGGTGATAAATAA
- a CDS encoding 1-acyl-sn-glycerol-3-phosphate acyltransferase, with the protein MISGIRVKITGLENIDPKAVYVFASNHSSQIDITALQWGVPNRLSMIFKKELARIPFFGWQLYLGPYVVIDRKDPKAAMNSLIEAKKVMDNKHISVLVFPEGTRSETGEVQSFKRGAFYLAAHSGYPIVPITINGTKNVLPKGTFKLKSGTIYLHFDKPIPTENIKTKQDELELMNKVREIIISNQKEYN; encoded by the coding sequence TTGATATCTGGAATTCGCGTTAAAATAACCGGACTTGAAAACATCGATCCTAAAGCCGTTTATGTGTTTGCATCAAATCATTCAAGCCAAATTGATATTACAGCGCTTCAATGGGGAGTTCCAAATCGTCTTAGTATGATATTCAAAAAAGAACTTGCACGCATTCCTTTTTTTGGTTGGCAGTTATATTTGGGACCTTACGTTGTTATTGATAGAAAAGATCCCAAAGCCGCGATGAACAGTTTAATTGAGGCTAAAAAAGTCATGGACAATAAACACATTTCTGTTTTGGTTTTTCCTGAAGGAACAAGAAGTGAAACAGGTGAAGTTCAATCTTTTAAAAGAGGTGCATTTTATCTTGCGGCTCATAGTGGTTATCCTATTGTCCCGATTACTATAAATGGGACTAAAAATGTTTTACCAAAAGGAACATTTAAACTAAAAAGCGGGACTATATATTTACATTTCGATAAACCAATTCCAACAGAGAATATCAAAACTAAACAAGATGAACTTGAATTAATGAATAAAGTAAGAGAGATTATTATCAGCAATCAAAAGGAATATAATTAA
- a CDS encoding M48 family metallopeptidase, producing MDSKKYNNTKLAIGIAKTVISFILLCLFIALDYSSLLQNYIQTFASNSYLVFLLFVFALGIFNSVFFMPINIYTGFYLEHKYKLSNQTFYKYFIENVKSMLVGFVIGVPILLLFFFVINQFGDLWWLVFASVMFLISVVLSQIFPIIILPIFYKILPLNDEELKTRISNLAKGAGIKIENVFTFDMSKNTKKANAAFTGLGKTKRIILGDTLINNYSKDEIETVIAHELGHYKHKHIVKNILFGTVSSFLTFFVISILYKNSLNWFDFESITQIAALPLLSLWAVIIGLIQSPIGNILSRKYEYEADRYAIEFTLKPNSFISTLNKLTDQNLGDREPHPFIEWFFYSHPSIKNRTNAIKNFANENGIVEVNNKELVDVLI from the coding sequence ATGGATTCCAAAAAATACAATAATACCAAGCTCGCAATAGGTATTGCGAAAACTGTGATTAGTTTTATATTACTTTGTCTTTTTATCGCCTTAGATTATAGCAGTTTACTTCAAAACTATATCCAAACGTTTGCCTCAAACTCCTATTTAGTGTTTTTGCTTTTTGTTTTTGCCCTGGGAATTTTTAACTCTGTATTTTTTATGCCGATTAATATTTACACCGGATTTTACCTTGAACACAAATACAAATTATCCAACCAGACTTTTTATAAATACTTTATAGAAAATGTTAAATCAATGTTAGTGGGATTTGTAATTGGCGTTCCGATTCTTTTACTTTTCTTCTTTGTGATAAATCAATTTGGTGATTTGTGGTGGTTGGTGTTTGCATCTGTGATGTTTTTAATATCTGTAGTACTATCTCAAATATTTCCAATTATCATTCTTCCAATCTTTTATAAAATTCTTCCATTAAATGATGAAGAATTGAAGACAAGAATTAGTAATCTTGCAAAGGGTGCAGGGATAAAAATTGAAAATGTTTTTACATTTGATATGAGTAAGAATACTAAGAAGGCAAATGCAGCATTTACAGGATTGGGAAAAACCAAAAGGATTATTTTGGGTGATACATTGATTAATAATTATTCTAAAGATGAAATCGAAACTGTTATAGCACACGAGCTCGGTCATTATAAACATAAGCACATTGTAAAAAATATTTTATTCGGAACTGTTTCAAGCTTTCTAACTTTTTTTGTTATTTCAATTCTATATAAAAATTCTTTAAACTGGTTTGATTTTGAAAGCATCACTCAAATTGCAGCACTACCATTGCTTAGTTTGTGGGCAGTGATTATTGGCTTAATCCAATCTCCAATTGGAAACATCCTTTCTAGAAAATATGAGTATGAAGCAGATAGGTATGCGATTGAATTTACACTCAAACCCAATAGCTTTATTAGCACATTGAATAAATTAACCGATCAGAATCTCGGTGATAGAGAACCACATCCATTTATTGAGTGGTTTTTTTATTCACATCCATCAATCAAAAACAGAACTAACGCAATTAAAAATTTTGCTAACGAAAATGGTATTGTTGAGGTTAATAATAAAGAATTAGTGGACGTGTTAATTTGA
- a CDS encoding outer membrane beta-barrel protein, whose amino-acid sequence MKNFHLLIYTSLLFVFLFALQTNAQITLQVGGGLGYSVPTGDYGGSVSDFYNGTKYGMKSGINFHGKARVGILFLNAFGEVGYTTFSGDGDAISGGGTIKNSQKIVSMKVGPEFPISIPLSPITPYLQGFVSLNTFSGDVEFTGVSGVPSGKKDLTSATRVGLGGGIGVMFSLGGLKLDANIQYHLLNFAGKEYKIENVTSHTLLDNYTSLNDDKDALAGTTMDHFISNSRGISAMEFKLTVLFGL is encoded by the coding sequence ATGAAAAATTTTCATTTATTAATTTATACTTCGTTGCTTTTTGTGTTTCTTTTTGCATTGCAAACTAATGCTCAAATTACGCTTCAAGTTGGAGGCGGTTTAGGTTACTCTGTGCCAACAGGTGATTACGGTGGATCTGTATCCGATTTCTATAATGGGACTAAGTACGGGATGAAATCAGGCATAAATTTTCACGGCAAAGCACGAGTTGGGATCCTATTCCTTAATGCTTTTGGTGAAGTAGGCTACACAACTTTTAGTGGTGATGGAGATGCCATATCAGGTGGTGGAACTATAAAAAATTCACAAAAAATTGTTTCTATGAAAGTTGGACCGGAATTTCCAATTAGCATTCCTCTTTCTCCAATTACTCCTTACTTACAAGGATTTGTATCGTTAAATACTTTTTCTGGAGATGTCGAGTTTACTGGTGTAAGTGGTGTCCCAAGCGGTAAAAAGGATTTAACAAGTGCAACAAGAGTTGGACTAGGCGGTGGTATTGGAGTTATGTTTAGTTTAGGTGGATTAAAATTGGATGCAAACATACAATATCATCTGTTAAATTTTGCAGGCAAAGAATACAAAATTGAAAATGTAACTTCTCACACTCTTTTAGATAATTACACAAGTCTTAACGATGATAAAGATGCTTTAGCCGGAACAACTATGGATCACTTTATTTCAAATTCACGTGGTATTAGTGCAATGGAATTTAAATTAACCGTGTTGTTTGGGTTGTAG
- a CDS encoding TerC family protein, translated as MEWITDPQALIALLTLTVLEIVLGIDNIIFISILSGKLPKAEQKKGRLVGLSLAMITRILLLFSISLIVKLTEPFFTVFELGISGRDLILILGGLFLLAKSTLEIHSKLEGEEEHHDIKTKVSFWGVIIQILLLDIVFSLDSVITAIGMANDLVVMIIAVIIAVIFMMFFSGAISDFVENHPTIKILALSFLLLIGFSLIVEGLHQHVPKGYIYFAMAFSVFVEVLNLKMRKKKTEPIKLRKEIPGE; from the coding sequence ATGGAATGGATTACCGATCCACAAGCACTGATTGCATTATTAACCTTAACCGTTCTAGAAATTGTACTTGGAATAGATAATATAATATTCATTTCAATTCTTTCCGGCAAACTTCCTAAAGCAGAGCAAAAAAAAGGAAGACTAGTTGGACTTTCTCTAGCGATGATAACAAGAATACTTTTACTTTTTTCAATTTCATTGATCGTAAAATTAACTGAACCATTCTTCACCGTTTTTGAATTAGGAATTTCTGGTAGAGATTTAATTCTGATTCTTGGAGGTTTGTTCCTGTTAGCAAAAAGCACATTAGAAATTCATTCAAAGTTAGAAGGCGAAGAAGAGCATCACGATATAAAAACTAAAGTTTCGTTTTGGGGTGTAATAATTCAAATACTTTTACTTGATATTGTGTTTTCACTTGATTCTGTTATAACTGCGATTGGAATGGCGAATGATCTTGTGGTGATGATTATTGCTGTAATAATTGCAGTAATTTTTATGATGTTTTTCTCAGGTGCGATTAGTGATTTTGTAGAAAATCATCCAACTATAAAAATTCTTGCTTTAAGTTTTCTGCTTTTGATTGGTTTTTCATTGATCGTAGAAGGTTTACACCAGCACGTACCAAAAGGATATATTTACTTTGCAATGGCGTTTAGCGTTTTTGTTGAAGTTCTAAACTTAAAGATGCGTAAAAAGAAAACTGAGCCTATAAAATTAAGAAAAGAAATTCCGGGTGAGTAA
- a CDS encoding tetratricopeptide repeat protein, producing MKKYIFKIILLLIFISLSVIKADIKSVMQKGNELYKNNQYQLAIDEYNKLIKQGYEGTSLYYNLGNAHYRLGKVGYAILYYEKALKLSPSDEDVKHNLTLVKLNIKDKVDTLPPFFIFNVWEGLLASFTINGWTIFVYTIFILLLLCVVAYFFSNSTTQQRASFFSGVGMSVLLILIIILLMVKLNKEFNIKDGIIISTVVTVKSAPDNSSKDEFIIHEGLKVRLEDRVDNWAKIRLADGKVGWILEEYFRKI from the coding sequence ATGAAAAAATATATCTTTAAAATAATATTGTTACTAATTTTCATTTCTTTATCAGTTATAAAAGCAGATATTAAATCTGTTATGCAGAAAGGGAATGAGCTTTATAAAAACAATCAATATCAACTTGCTATTGATGAGTATAATAAACTTATAAAACAAGGTTATGAAGGAACTTCGCTTTATTACAATCTTGGTAATGCACATTATCGTTTAGGTAAAGTTGGATACGCAATTTTGTACTATGAAAAAGCATTAAAACTTTCACCAAGTGATGAAGATGTAAAACATAATCTTACACTTGTTAAACTGAATATAAAAGATAAAGTAGATACGCTGCCTCCATTTTTTATTTTTAATGTATGGGAAGGTTTGCTTGCTTCATTCACTATTAATGGCTGGACTATTTTTGTTTACACAATTTTTATACTACTACTTCTTTGTGTCGTTGCTTATTTCTTTTCAAATTCCACTACACAACAAAGAGCCTCTTTTTTTAGTGGAGTTGGGATGTCTGTTTTATTAATTCTTATAATAATCCTGTTAATGGTTAAACTGAATAAGGAGTTCAATATTAAAGACGGAATAATTATTTCTACGGTTGTAACTGTAAAATCTGCACCAGATAATTCCTCAAAAGATGAATTCATCATTCACGAAGGATTGAAGGTAAGATTAGAAGATAGAGTTGATAATTGGGCCAAAATAAGGCTTGCAGATGGAAAAGTTGGTTGGATTCTGGAAGAATATTTTAGAAAAATTTAG